CGTTCGTATGCGGCATGGTATGGTTTAGCACCGGCAAACGCAGGCAAAAACGAATGATGTATGTTGATCACCTTATTGGGATAACGGATCAGGAAATCAGCGGACAATACCTGCATATAACGGGCAAGCACGATAAAATCGACTTTTGCATCTTTCAAAAGTTTCAATTGTTGCACCTCCTGCTCAGACTTATTCTCCCTGGTAATGGGTAAATGATAAAATGGGATACCAAAACGTTCCGCTATGGGTTGCATATCAGTATGATTACTGATAATGAGTGGAATATCCACCTTCCAGTCTCCTGATTCCCATCGGGAAAGAATG
This window of the Bacteroidales bacterium genome carries:
- a CDS encoding formyltetrahydrofolate deformylase translates to MTAIILIHCPDQPGIVSKVTEFIHSNKGNILSLEQHVDRSVNRFFMRLKWDLEGFMIPKEKIHDYFQTLIATPYQMEFDLYFPEQRPRMAVFVSKMSHCLYDILSRWESGDWKVDIPLIISNHTDMQPIAERFGIPFYHLPITRENKSEQEVQQLKLLKDAKVDFIVLARYMQVLSADFLIRYPNKVINIHHSFLPAFAGAKPYHAAYER